Proteins found in one Enterococcus sp. 9D6_DIV0238 genomic segment:
- a CDS encoding putative polysaccharide biosynthesis protein, with protein sequence MAHKEMRSMMQGAVVLTAASFVAKVLSAVYRVPFQNLVGDEGFYVYQQVYPIYGIAMTLALSGLPQFISKVVAEQPEISGQKKVLQQLFPFVFVIAVSCWGFFFLGSDEIAYMMGDPKLASLIRVVSFTFLLVPILSFYRGNFQGHLLMIPSAVSQVAEQIVRVGVILIAAYSFSSFGWSIYQTGTIAMAGALFGGIVAAVILWYYDQKIRVGSSAYLTQWSFSKESRKLFGRLLLEGGIVSLYSAFLILFQLIDSFVVKNALVVSGLSDSAAKIDKGVYDRGQPLVQLGLVVALALSSSFLPALTKYFINQEQGRFLQAAKIFLRLTTAIAAAASVGLALLLPYMNYALFKDYQGNGVLGIYVCSIAFMAVIQAYQSIFQSKNQFKTALLAAFAGLLVKAFSSHPLIYLWGTAGASLSTIMGLMTTLLLLVLFSEKEINQFAGEGRFLKKLLISLGGMTIILLCYQAVVAILLGMIGHRGQALVVTILGVLIGGGSFIFIIIKIKLFTIREWLTLPFGSKILRMKR encoded by the coding sequence ATGGCACATAAGGAGATGCGGTCGATGATGCAGGGGGCCGTTGTTTTGACAGCGGCATCGTTTGTTGCTAAGGTACTGAGCGCCGTTTATCGTGTGCCTTTTCAAAATTTAGTTGGAGATGAAGGGTTTTATGTTTACCAGCAGGTTTATCCGATTTATGGAATCGCGATGACGTTAGCACTGTCTGGGTTGCCGCAGTTTATTTCGAAAGTAGTAGCAGAGCAGCCGGAGATCAGTGGTCAAAAGAAGGTGTTACAGCAGCTGTTTCCTTTTGTTTTTGTGATTGCAGTGTCCTGCTGGGGCTTTTTCTTTTTAGGTAGTGACGAAATTGCCTATATGATGGGAGATCCTAAGCTGGCCTCCTTGATTCGGGTCGTTTCTTTTACTTTTTTACTGGTACCGATCCTATCCTTTTACCGCGGTAACTTTCAAGGACATCTATTAATGATTCCGAGTGCTGTTTCTCAAGTAGCAGAGCAAATTGTTCGAGTAGGCGTGATTTTGATCGCTGCTTATTCATTTAGCAGTTTCGGTTGGTCGATTTATCAAACCGGTACGATCGCAATGGCTGGTGCACTTTTTGGCGGTATCGTTGCCGCTGTGATTCTTTGGTATTACGATCAGAAAATAAGGGTAGGTAGCTCAGCTTATCTGACACAATGGTCTTTCTCAAAAGAGTCGAGAAAATTATTTGGACGGCTGTTGCTGGAAGGCGGTATCGTGTCATTGTACAGCGCTTTTTTGATTTTGTTTCAATTGATTGATTCATTTGTCGTAAAAAATGCGCTGGTTGTCTCAGGGCTAAGTGATTCAGCAGCAAAAATCGATAAGGGTGTCTATGATCGGGGACAGCCTTTAGTACAATTAGGCTTGGTCGTTGCTTTAGCCTTGAGTTCTAGTTTTCTACCGGCACTGACGAAGTATTTTATCAATCAAGAACAAGGGCGCTTTTTACAGGCTGCGAAGATTTTTTTGCGATTGACTACAGCCATTGCAGCGGCAGCTTCAGTCGGATTAGCATTATTGCTTCCTTATATGAATTATGCACTATTTAAGGATTATCAGGGAAATGGAGTTTTGGGTATCTATGTTTGTTCGATTGCATTCATGGCGGTGATCCAAGCCTATCAAAGTATTTTTCAAAGTAAAAATCAGTTCAAAACAGCGCTGTTAGCTGCTTTTGCAGGTTTGTTAGTGAAGGCATTTTCTTCACATCCCTTGATTTATCTATGGGGAACTGCTGGAGCGAGTCTATCGACCATTATGGGGCTAATGACTACATTGTTATTGTTGGTTCTTTTTTCAGAAAAGGAAATTAACCAATTTGCGGGCGAAGGACGTTTTCTTAAGAAGCTGTTGATTAGTTTAGGTGGAATGACGATCATCTTGCTATGCTATCAGGCAGTAGTTGCGATTCTTCTAGGAATGATCGGACATCGTGGTCAAGCGTTAGTTGTCACGATTTTAGGTGTTCTGATCGGCGGCGGCTCGTTTATTTTCATTATCATCAAAATAAAATTATTCACGATCCGTGAATGGCTGACATTGCCGTTTGGATCGAAAATATTAAGAATGAAGAGGTAA
- a CDS encoding PadR family transcriptional regulator produces the protein MDKLSEMLKGILEGMMLQIMSENEVYGYEIVRRLTAMGFAGMTEGTVYTILLRLERNKMVTVTKKPSELGPPRKFYTLNDNGKQELADFWERWQFLSDRVTTLKNGRSNQHDHQS, from the coding sequence ATGGATAAGTTAAGTGAGATGCTAAAAGGTATTTTAGAGGGCATGATGCTTCAAATCATGAGCGAAAATGAAGTCTATGGATACGAAATCGTTCGGAGATTGACAGCCATGGGATTTGCCGGAATGACAGAAGGAACGGTCTATACAATACTTTTGAGACTCGAACGCAATAAAATGGTTACTGTCACAAAAAAGCCATCTGAGCTGGGACCTCCTAGAAAATTTTATACGCTAAATGATAATGGAAAACAAGAACTCGCTGATTTTTGGGAACGATGGCAATTTTTATCAGATCGAGTAACAACCTTGAAAAACGGAAGGAGCAACCAACATGACCATCAATCATGA
- the hpt gene encoding hypoxanthine phosphoribosyltransferase: MLEKDIKQVLISQEQILEKSAELGKQLTEDYKGKNPLVIGILKGAIPFMADITRCIDTHLEMDFMDVSSYGNATVSSGEVKIVKDLDTNVEGRDILIVEDIIDSGRTLAYLVDLFKYRKAASVKIVTLLDKPEGRVVDIVADYVGFDVPNEFVVGYGLDYAEAYRNLPYVGVLKPEIYESN; the protein is encoded by the coding sequence ATGCTAGAGAAAGATATTAAGCAAGTTTTGATTTCACAAGAACAAATCCTTGAAAAATCAGCTGAACTTGGAAAACAGCTGACAGAAGATTACAAAGGCAAGAATCCTTTAGTGATCGGTATTTTAAAAGGTGCCATTCCTTTTATGGCTGATATTACACGCTGCATCGATACGCATTTGGAAATGGATTTTATGGACGTGTCAAGCTATGGTAATGCAACGGTATCATCCGGTGAAGTGAAAATCGTCAAAGATCTGGACACAAATGTTGAAGGTCGGGATATCCTGATCGTTGAAGATATCATCGATAGTGGCCGAACATTAGCTTATTTAGTAGATCTATTTAAATATAGAAAAGCAGCTTCTGTAAAAATCGTTACATTATTAGATAAACCAGAAGGCCGTGTTGTAGATATCGTAGCAGATTACGTTGGCTTTGATGTACCGAATGAATTCGTTGTCGGTTATGGTTTAGACTATGCAGAAGCTTATCGGAACCTGCCTTACGTAGGGGTCTTGAAACCAGAAATCTACGAATCAAATTAA
- the tilS gene encoding tRNA lysidine(34) synthetase TilS, protein MFQEFYRYCKKNRYWRPGERILLAVSGGVDSMVLMHLMQRSAEKDGFHLAIAHVNHQLRSESAKESDYLQQYCQKEGLPYYSKKWEAVDKSRNTEARARQFRYTFFTELMKKNDYSKLFTAHHKDDQAETIVMKLTRGSALANLVGIRFQQTFGEGQLIRPLLLFSKEQIEQFAEQKKIIYFEDSTNLSDEYVRNRMRHSVIPLLKKENQQFLQHMSDFSTQISYADEVIQSVILPKYQSWVSETQEGWQIQLQELKQEEKSVQFFFIQQFLQQTLVSRKVKVSQKQVQQLLALVNDSKPQMTVDLEQDWQMIKEYDVAYLRKKTLPLEKEVFSLNIGEQLFLSENEWICLEQIGADAEQPEKIRNWQELSLTISSEIPLPLSIRHRKEGDRIALTPKLTKRVKRLFIDQKIPNSIREKTWLILSSTGEIIWMPKFANSHLSIPKETDKILYRLLYKTKE, encoded by the coding sequence ATGTTTCAGGAATTTTACCGCTATTGCAAAAAGAATCGATATTGGCGACCAGGGGAGCGAATTCTTCTAGCTGTCTCTGGAGGAGTTGACTCCATGGTACTAATGCATTTGATGCAGCGATCAGCTGAAAAAGATGGCTTTCATCTAGCAATAGCGCATGTGAATCATCAGTTACGATCGGAATCAGCTAAAGAGTCAGACTATCTGCAGCAATATTGCCAAAAAGAAGGACTGCCTTACTATAGTAAGAAGTGGGAAGCTGTTGATAAATCCCGAAATACGGAAGCACGAGCTCGACAATTCCGTTATACTTTTTTTACAGAGCTTATGAAAAAAAACGATTATTCAAAACTATTTACAGCGCACCACAAAGACGATCAGGCTGAAACGATCGTGATGAAGCTGACCCGAGGTAGCGCGTTGGCAAATTTAGTAGGCATTCGTTTTCAGCAAACGTTTGGAGAAGGGCAATTGATCCGTCCGTTGCTACTATTTTCGAAAGAACAAATAGAGCAATTTGCTGAACAGAAAAAAATTATCTATTTTGAAGATAGCACGAATCTGAGTGATGAGTATGTACGTAACCGGATGAGACACAGTGTTATCCCACTATTGAAAAAAGAAAACCAACAGTTTTTACAACATATGAGTGACTTTAGTACACAAATCAGCTATGCGGATGAAGTGATCCAATCAGTGATTTTGCCTAAGTATCAAAGTTGGGTGTCAGAAACACAAGAAGGTTGGCAAATTCAATTGCAAGAGCTAAAACAGGAAGAAAAAAGCGTTCAATTTTTTTTCATCCAACAATTCCTTCAGCAAACTTTGGTATCCCGAAAAGTCAAAGTCAGCCAGAAACAAGTGCAACAGCTTTTAGCACTGGTAAATGATTCAAAGCCTCAGATGACGGTCGACTTAGAGCAGGATTGGCAAATGATCAAGGAATATGATGTTGCTTATTTGAGAAAAAAAACATTGCCTTTAGAAAAAGAAGTATTTTCTTTAAACATAGGCGAGCAATTGTTTCTTTCTGAGAATGAATGGATATGCTTAGAACAAATAGGAGCCGATGCTGAACAACCTGAAAAAATTAGAAACTGGCAGGAACTTTCCTTGACGATCAGCAGTGAGATCCCCTTACCGCTATCTATCCGGCACAGGAAAGAAGGGGATCGAATCGCGTTGACACCCAAATTAACGAAACGAGTCAAACGGCTATTTATCGATCAAAAAATCCCTAATTCTATTCGGGAAAAAACGTGGCTGATTCTCTCAAGTACAGGAGAGATCATTTGGATGCCTAAATTTGCAAATTCGCATTTGAGTATTCCTAAAGAAACTGATAAAATACTCTACAGACTCCTTTATAAAACAAAGGAGTAA
- the hslO gene encoding Hsp33 family molecular chaperone HslO, translated as MEDYLVKALCYEGSIRAYAVCATNTISEAQERHDTWSSSTAALGRTMVGALLLGATLKGEDKLTVKVQGNGPAGSIVVDSDGSGNTKGYIKNPHVSLTLNESGKIDVRGAVGTEGVFTVIKDLGLKETFSGQTPIVSGEIGEDFTYFMAVSEQIPSAIGLSVLVDTDEHVRAAGGFMIQVMPGADEKTIDFIEQRLQEVPMISRLIDEGESPEGILERLLGKDEIEILEKMPVQFKCNCSKEKFGTAIIAVGLDEINAMIEEDHGAEAVCQFCGNKYHYSEEDLIALRDEAIKNTRNK; from the coding sequence ATGGAAGATTACTTAGTAAAAGCATTATGCTATGAAGGATCGATTCGCGCTTATGCTGTTTGCGCAACAAATACAATTTCAGAAGCACAAGAACGTCATGATACATGGAGCTCATCGACTGCGGCATTAGGCAGAACGATGGTTGGGGCACTATTATTAGGTGCAACGTTAAAAGGTGAAGATAAGTTGACGGTCAAAGTTCAAGGGAATGGTCCGGCAGGAAGCATTGTTGTCGATAGTGACGGCAGTGGAAATACCAAAGGCTATATCAAGAACCCGCATGTCAGCTTAACACTTAATGAAAGCGGAAAAATCGATGTTCGCGGAGCAGTGGGGACAGAAGGTGTCTTTACTGTGATAAAAGATTTAGGCTTGAAAGAAACTTTCTCAGGTCAAACACCGATCGTTTCTGGCGAAATCGGCGAAGACTTTACTTATTTTATGGCTGTTTCAGAACAAATTCCCTCAGCCATCGGTCTAAGTGTTTTAGTTGATACGGATGAACACGTTAGAGCTGCTGGTGGCTTTATGATTCAGGTGATGCCGGGAGCAGATGAAAAGACAATCGATTTTATTGAACAACGTCTGCAGGAAGTACCGATGATTTCTCGTCTGATCGATGAAGGTGAATCTCCAGAAGGGATTTTAGAACGTCTATTAGGGAAAGACGAGATCGAAATTTTAGAAAAAATGCCCGTTCAATTCAAATGTAACTGCTCAAAAGAAAAGTTTGGAACAGCAATTATCGCTGTAGGGCTTGATGAAATCAATGCTATGATCGAAGAAGATCATGGAGCAGAAGCAGTTTGTCAGTTCTGCGGGAATAAGTACCATTATAGTGAAGAGGACTTGATCGCATTGAGGGATGAAGCAATCAAAAATACTCGAAATAAATAG
- a CDS encoding RNA-binding S4 domain-containing protein: protein MRLDKFLKVSRIIKRRPVAKEVADKGRIQINGVLAKSSSNVKIGDQIKIQFGNKILEVEVLELRDSTKKEDAEKMYQIISEKRVENSDNLD from the coding sequence ATGCGTTTAGATAAATTTTTAAAAGTTTCACGTATCATCAAAAGAAGACCCGTGGCAAAAGAAGTTGCGGATAAAGGTCGGATTCAAATCAATGGTGTTCTTGCAAAATCGTCCAGTAATGTGAAGATCGGTGATCAAATCAAGATCCAATTTGGGAATAAAATACTAGAAGTTGAGGTTCTTGAGCTTCGTGATTCAACAAAAAAAGAAGATGCTGAGAAGATGTACCAAATTATTTCCGAAAAAAGAGTAGAAAATAGTGATAATTTAGATTAG
- a CDS encoding FtsB family cell division protein, producing the protein MGKKKKDTEKVAALDNEYTKEQYAEFQKQHKQLIFRRRRLAVVFLVAFVIFLVSGFQLMKDYQQLNTFKKQHVEAVAESKEADKKLKLLEQDVALLRDEDYVAKLARSRFYVSKEGEQIYNIPELGGTTSSNAEQKSSAEESQSQSHSSEKQSGE; encoded by the coding sequence ATGGGAAAAAAGAAAAAAGACACGGAGAAAGTTGCTGCATTAGATAATGAGTATACAAAAGAGCAGTATGCCGAGTTTCAAAAACAGCATAAACAGTTGATTTTCAGACGCCGACGTTTAGCGGTTGTTTTTCTCGTAGCATTTGTGATTTTTCTCGTTTCAGGGTTTCAGCTGATGAAAGATTACCAACAGCTCAATACCTTTAAGAAACAACATGTTGAAGCTGTAGCTGAATCGAAAGAAGCAGACAAGAAGCTTAAACTTTTAGAACAAGATGTCGCGCTGTTAAGAGATGAAGATTACGTAGCGAAGCTAGCACGCAGTCGTTTTTACGTTTCAAAAGAAGGCGAACAAATCTACAATATCCCAGAGTTAGGCGGAACAACTAGCTCGAATGCAGAACAAAAATCATCAGCAGAAGAAAGTCAATCACAGTCTCATTCCTCTGAGAAACAATCAGGAGAATAA
- a CDS encoding S1 domain-containing RNA-binding protein translates to MSIEVGAKLPGKVSGITNFGAFIDLGEGKTGLVHISEVSNGFVKDIHDVLTVGDEVTVKVTSVGDDGKVGLSIRKAQEQPVEQKREFQRRDNHEHQGNRDRGQRPAPKKQFTRAQPTNSKQDFDSLMSSFLKDSDDRLSSLKRNTEGKRGGRGGRRN, encoded by the coding sequence ATGTCAATTGAAGTAGGAGCTAAGTTGCCAGGGAAAGTGTCAGGTATCACAAATTTTGGTGCCTTTATCGATTTAGGTGAAGGGAAAACAGGGTTGGTCCACATTAGTGAAGTATCAAATGGATTCGTTAAAGACATCCATGATGTCTTAACGGTAGGAGATGAAGTGACAGTCAAAGTTACTTCGGTTGGTGATGACGGCAAAGTCGGCTTGTCCATTCGTAAAGCACAAGAACAACCAGTAGAACAAAAGCGTGAATTTCAACGTCGTGATAACCATGAACATCAAGGAAATCGTGACCGTGGACAACGTCCAGCGCCTAAAAAACAATTTACAAGAGCACAGCCAACAAATTCAAAACAAGATTTTGATTCATTGATGAGTTCATTTTTAAAAGATAGTGATGACCGTTTGTCTTCATTGAAACGCAATACAGAAGGTAAACGTGGCGGACGTGGTGGACGCCGTAACTAA
- the dusB gene encoding tRNA dihydrouridine synthase DusB produces MWKIGDIEIPNRVVVAPMAGISNAAFRVTVKEFGAGLVVCEMISDKGIQHRNKKTLEMLYIDEREYPLSVQIFGGNKENLVEAAKFVEENTKAAIIDINMGCPVNKVIKAEAGAKWLLDPNKVYEMVEAVSSAVSLPVTVKMRTGWDDEHLFAVENALAAEKAGASAIAMHGRTRVQMYEGKANWEVLKEVKRHLTIPFMGNGDVKTPEDAKRMIEYVGADGVMIGRAALGNPWMIQRTKEYLETGVLIPDPSPFEKIETAKLHLIRLVDLKGESIATREFRQHAAYYLKGIPRAAKVKAAINQAETQQDMIDLLDAFVEKAEKYAEKETMETI; encoded by the coding sequence ATGTGGAAAATAGGCGATATTGAGATACCCAATCGAGTTGTTGTTGCACCAATGGCGGGCATCAGCAATGCAGCTTTTCGTGTAACTGTGAAAGAATTTGGTGCTGGATTAGTTGTTTGTGAAATGATCAGTGATAAAGGAATCCAGCACAGAAATAAAAAGACATTAGAGATGCTTTATATCGATGAGCGAGAATACCCATTGAGTGTTCAGATTTTCGGCGGCAATAAAGAAAATCTTGTTGAAGCAGCAAAATTTGTTGAGGAAAATACGAAAGCGGCAATCATCGATATCAATATGGGCTGTCCAGTCAATAAAGTCATCAAAGCTGAAGCAGGTGCAAAATGGCTGTTAGATCCGAACAAAGTTTATGAAATGGTTGAAGCCGTTTCTTCAGCGGTTTCTTTGCCTGTAACAGTTAAAATGCGGACAGGCTGGGATGATGAGCACTTATTTGCTGTAGAGAATGCACTGGCTGCTGAAAAAGCAGGGGCTTCTGCTATCGCAATGCATGGACGAACTCGTGTACAAATGTACGAAGGGAAGGCCAACTGGGAAGTGCTGAAAGAAGTGAAACGTCATCTAACGATTCCTTTTATGGGCAATGGTGATGTTAAAACCCCGGAAGATGCAAAACGAATGATCGAATATGTGGGTGCTGATGGTGTGATGATCGGCAGAGCAGCTTTAGGCAATCCTTGGATGATCCAACGTACGAAAGAATATCTTGAAACGGGTGTATTGATACCTGACCCAAGTCCCTTTGAAAAAATCGAAACAGCGAAACTTCATTTAATACGTTTGGTAGACCTAAAAGGGGAAAGTATTGCAACAAGAGAATTTCGTCAGCATGCTGCCTACTATTTAAAAGGAATCCCACGTGCAGCGAAAGTAAAAGCTGCGATCAATCAAGCGGAGACACAGCAGGATATGATCGATTTGTTAGATGCATTTGTAGAAAAAGCAGAAAAATATGCAGAAAAAGAGACAATGGAAACAATCTAA
- the ftsH gene encoding ATP-dependent zinc metalloprotease FtsH yields MNKKNSGMKNGLYYVLLILAMVMVVYFIFGNSNQQSPDIEYSTFNTQLEKGKIKEMTIQPTNGVYKIVGQYKDKQEIKNTGGLSLWGSTEVSTKSFTTIVLPSDITLSGIQEMAKDNNVKLTVKEQSTSGAWLSILFSFLPIVLFIFLFYMMMGQQGGGGGGGGRVMNFGKSKAKEADKKANRVRFSDVAGAEEEKQELVEVVEFLKDPRRFVELGARIPAGVLLEGPPGTGKTLLAKAVAGEAGVPFYSISGSDFVEMFVGVGASRVRDLFETAKKNAPAIIFIDEIDAVGRQRGAGMGGGHDEREQTLNQLLVEMDGFDGNEGVIVIAATNRSDVLDPALLRPGRFDRQILVGRPDVKGREAILKVHARNKPLADDVDLKVVAQQTPGFAGADLENVLNEAALVAARRNKKKIDASDVDEAEDRVIAGPAKKDRVINKKEREMVAYHEAGHTIVGLVLSRARIVHKVTIIPRGRAGGYMIALPKEDQFLMTKEDMFEQIVGLLGGRTAEEIIFGVQSTGASNDFEQATGIARSMVTEYGMSDKLGPVQYEGNHQVFVGRDYGQTKAYSEQVAFEIDQEVRRILMEAHDKAHEIIEAHRAQHKLIAEKLLEFETLDARSIKSLFEDGVMPQDVIDSQFPSEKAQTFEEAKRALEEKDAQKQAEEKQDFEDAKKELHDEAEEVKANSEKTEETVQSETKDEDKKDDSEYDRNNFEDRYK; encoded by the coding sequence ATGAATAAAAAAAATAGCGGCATGAAAAATGGCCTATACTATGTATTGCTTATTTTAGCGATGGTCATGGTTGTATATTTCATCTTTGGAAATAGCAATCAACAGTCGCCGGATATTGAATACTCAACCTTTAATACCCAATTAGAAAAAGGGAAAATCAAGGAAATGACGATCCAGCCAACAAATGGCGTGTACAAGATCGTTGGTCAGTATAAAGACAAACAAGAAATCAAAAATACTGGTGGTCTTTCGTTATGGGGATCGACAGAGGTTTCAACAAAATCATTTACAACGATTGTCCTGCCAAGTGACATCACTTTATCAGGGATTCAAGAAATGGCGAAAGACAATAATGTAAAATTAACAGTAAAAGAACAGTCAACAAGCGGTGCTTGGTTGTCGATCCTATTTAGCTTCTTACCGATCGTGTTATTCATCTTCTTATTCTATATGATGATGGGTCAACAAGGCGGCGGTGGCGGTGGCGGCGGCCGTGTCATGAACTTTGGTAAATCAAAAGCCAAAGAAGCAGACAAAAAAGCGAACCGTGTGCGTTTCTCTGACGTAGCCGGAGCCGAAGAAGAAAAACAAGAATTAGTTGAAGTAGTCGAGTTCTTAAAAGATCCAAGACGCTTCGTTGAATTAGGAGCACGTATCCCAGCGGGTGTTCTTTTAGAGGGACCTCCAGGAACAGGTAAAACATTACTTGCTAAAGCCGTAGCAGGTGAAGCTGGCGTACCGTTTTACTCAATCTCTGGTTCAGACTTCGTCGAAATGTTTGTCGGTGTCGGTGCGAGCCGTGTTCGTGACTTGTTTGAAACAGCGAAGAAAAATGCGCCAGCGATCATCTTTATCGATGAGATCGATGCCGTTGGTCGTCAACGTGGTGCTGGTATGGGTGGCGGACACGATGAACGTGAACAAACCTTGAATCAGTTGCTAGTTGAAATGGATGGTTTTGATGGGAATGAAGGCGTGATCGTCATTGCTGCAACGAACCGTTCAGATGTCTTAGACCCAGCGTTATTACGTCCAGGTCGTTTTGACCGTCAAATTTTAGTTGGTCGTCCAGATGTGAAAGGCCGTGAAGCGATCCTTAAAGTTCACGCTCGTAACAAACCGTTGGCTGATGATGTTGACTTAAAAGTTGTTGCACAACAAACACCAGGCTTTGCTGGTGCTGATTTAGAAAATGTCTTAAACGAAGCAGCTTTAGTTGCAGCTCGTCGTAATAAAAAGAAAATCGATGCGTCCGACGTGGATGAAGCAGAAGATCGCGTGATTGCCGGACCAGCGAAGAAAGATCGCGTAATCAACAAGAAAGAACGTGAAATGGTTGCATATCATGAAGCGGGACATACGATCGTTGGTTTAGTTCTAAGCCGTGCCCGTATCGTTCACAAAGTAACGATCATTCCGCGCGGACGTGCTGGCGGATATATGATCGCTTTACCAAAAGAAGATCAATTCTTGATGACTAAAGAAGATATGTTTGAACAAATCGTCGGCTTACTTGGCGGACGTACAGCAGAAGAAATCATCTTCGGTGTTCAATCAACTGGTGCATCAAATGACTTTGAACAAGCAACAGGAATTGCCCGCAGTATGGTCACTGAATATGGAATGAGCGACAAATTAGGTCCTGTTCAATATGAAGGAAACCACCAAGTCTTTGTTGGCCGTGATTATGGTCAAACTAAAGCTTACTCTGAACAAGTAGCATTTGAAATCGATCAAGAAGTACGCCGTATCTTGATGGAAGCTCATGATAAAGCGCATGAAATCATCGAAGCACATCGTGCTCAGCACAAACTGATCGCAGAAAAACTACTTGAATTTGAAACATTAGATGCGCGCAGCATCAAGTCATTGTTTGAAGATGGTGTTATGCCTCAAGATGTTATCGATAGCCAATTCCCAAGTGAAAAGGCCCAAACATTTGAAGAAGCAAAACGTGCGTTAGAAGAAAAAGACGCACAAAAACAAGCTGAAGAAAAACAAGACTTTGAAGATGCGAAAAAAGAATTGCACGACGAAGCAGAAGAAGTAAAAGCGAACAGTGAAAAAACAGAAGAAACTGTCCAGTCTGAAACAAAAGATGAAGACAAAAAAGATGATTCTGAATATGATCGCAATAACTTTGAAGATCGTTACAAATAA
- the lysS gene encoding lysine--tRNA ligase: MADEQQAHLEDLNDQMLVRREKMENLREEGIDPFGRRFDRTHNSSELHEQFDQNSKEELNELDLSASVAGRMMTKRGKGKAGFAHLQDREGQIQIYVRKDQVGDEAYELFKHADLGDFFGVTGQIMKTDTGEVTVKAKTIVLLTKALRPLPDKYHGLTNIEQRYRQRYLDLISNKDSFDRFMKRSQIISEIRRYLDSNGYVEVETPVLHNDAGGATARPFITHHNALDMDLYMRIALELHLKRLIVGGMEKVYEIGRVFRNEGTDTTHNPEFTMLEAYTAYTDYKDVMDLTEGIIRNAAEKVLGTSTISYDGKQVDLGSGFKRVHMVDAIKEQTGVDFWQEMSVEQARDLAKKHNVEINDNMAVGHILNEFFETFVEETLQQPTFVYGHPVEVSPLAKKNPEDGRFTDRFELFIVGKEFANAFTELNDPIDQRERFEGQEKEREQGNDEAHGVDEDFIEALEYGLPPTGGLGIGIDRLVMLLTDAQSIRDVLLFPTMR; the protein is encoded by the coding sequence GTGGCAGATGAACAACAAGCGCACTTAGAGGATCTAAATGATCAAATGCTTGTGCGTCGTGAAAAAATGGAAAACTTACGTGAAGAAGGTATTGATCCCTTTGGTAGACGTTTTGACCGTACACATAATTCAAGTGAGTTACATGAACAATTTGACCAAAACTCAAAAGAAGAATTAAATGAACTAGACTTATCGGCAAGCGTTGCTGGTCGTATGATGACAAAGCGTGGAAAAGGTAAGGCTGGATTTGCTCACCTACAAGACCGCGAAGGCCAAATCCAAATCTACGTACGCAAAGACCAAGTAGGAGACGAAGCGTATGAGCTATTCAAGCACGCTGATCTTGGAGATTTCTTTGGTGTCACTGGACAAATTATGAAGACTGATACGGGAGAAGTGACTGTTAAGGCGAAAACGATCGTCCTACTAACTAAAGCATTACGCCCATTACCAGATAAATATCATGGCTTGACGAATATCGAACAACGTTACCGTCAACGTTACCTTGATTTGATCAGTAACAAAGATAGTTTTGATCGTTTCATGAAGCGTAGTCAAATCATTAGTGAAATTCGTCGCTACTTAGACAGCAATGGCTATGTAGAAGTGGAAACGCCTGTTTTACACAATGATGCCGGTGGAGCAACTGCAAGACCGTTTATCACACACCATAATGCATTAGATATGGATTTATACATGCGAATTGCGCTGGAATTACATCTAAAACGTCTGATCGTAGGTGGTATGGAAAAGGTTTATGAGATTGGTCGTGTATTCCGGAATGAAGGAACTGATACAACACATAACCCTGAGTTTACAATGTTAGAGGCTTATACAGCTTATACAGATTATAAAGATGTAATGGATCTAACAGAAGGGATCATTCGTAATGCCGCTGAAAAAGTATTAGGCACATCAACTATTTCTTACGATGGAAAACAGGTAGATTTAGGCTCTGGATTCAAACGTGTTCATATGGTTGATGCCATCAAGGAGCAGACAGGTGTGGATTTCTGGCAAGAAATGTCAGTTGAACAAGCACGTGATCTGGCTAAAAAGCATAACGTAGAAATCAATGATAATATGGCAGTAGGGCACATTTTAAATGAATTCTTCGAAACATTTGTGGAAGAAACGCTGCAACAGCCAACATTTGTTTATGGACATCCAGTTGAAGTTTCTCCATTAGCGAAGAAAAATCCAGAAGATGGGCGTTTTACTGACCGTTTTGAATTATTTATAGTAGGAAAAGAATTCGCAAATGCGTTTACTGAGTTGAATGACCCGATCGATCAGCGTGAACGTTTCGAAGGACAAGAGAAAGAACGTGAGCAAGGAAACGATGAAGCTCATGGTGTTGACGAAGACTTTATTGAAGCATTAGAGTATGGATTACCGCCAACCGGTGGTTTAGGCATTGGGATCGATCGTTTAGTAATGCTTTTAACGGATGCACAATCAATTCGTGATGTATTACTATTCCCAACAATGAGATAA